CCCAACGCTCCGAATAGCATGAGGTCACAACGGGTATTGATCTTGTTGACCATTGGTTCCTTCTCTCTGGTGGGCAGTCCGTCGCAAAAACTCGACGACCGGACTCAATGTAGTAATTTTAAACAAATAATGACATTCAAAAATCAATATTCCAAGAAAAAACTGCTTTTCGTGATACTTTTACTACCCCAAAACCGGTAAAAAAGCGGTATAATCACCGCGTTTTCAAGACACCGACCGCCCATGATTCAGGGAGTACCATTGATGGCCGCGAACCAGGCGCACCGTGACGACAATCTGCTTGAGGACATCCAGTCCAGACTGGACAGCCTTAACAAATCCGAGCGCAAAGTGGCCGAGGCCATTCTCCGCGACCCCAGCGCGGCCACCCGTTACAGCATAGCTGCACTGGCCAGAGCCGCCGATGTGAGCGAGCCAACGGTCAACCGCTTCTGCCGCGGTTTCTCTGCCACGGGCTTCCCGGATTTCAAAATCCGCCTCGCCCAGAGCATTGCCACCGGCACCCCTTACATCGGCCAGAATGTGGAGCCGGATGACACCGTTGCCGAATTCGCCGACAAGATCATGCTCAGTACCATTGCCAGCCTGGACAAAGCCCGGCAGGCGCTCGACCCGAAAGCCCTGGCCACCGCGATCGATTACCTGATCCAGGCCAAGCAGATCAATTTCTTTGGCATGGGCGGATCTGCGGCTGTAGCCATGGACGCTCAGCACAAGTTTTTCCGCTTCAATATCCCGGTCATGTCTTACGACGACGCCTTGATGCAACGTATGGTTGCGGCCGGCGCCAACGTCGGTGACGTGATCGTCCTTATTTCCTATACAGGCCGCACCCGGGAAACTGTCGATATCGCGCAACTGGCGCGGGCAAACGGCGCCACTGTGATTGGCATCACTAACCCCGACTCACCCCTGGCGGAAAGCTGCACGGTGGTACTGGGCGTGACCGCTCCGGAGGACACCGAGGTCTACATGCCAATGTCTTCACGCATCATTCACCTCAGCGTTATCGACATCCTGGCAACCGGTGTAACCCTCAAACGCGGCGCGGATTTCCTCGGGCACCTCAAAAAGATCAAGGAAAGCCTCAAACCAACACGCTTTCCGCCGAGCTGAATACAACCAAAAGAAAGATAGCAAAGCGAACAACAGAGGGGCTCCTCCTCCTACGCCCCTCCTCCCCCTGAAAACTCACCCCCCAAATTCTTCGGGGCGGATGATGTACTACCGCCTAGGTTACAACACTATGAAATCCGGTTTCCCAATGTCTGATTGGCAGAAGCTGCAATCGCGGGAACCGGAAGCCTGATCCGGCCATTGCCAATCCAATCTCGGCATCCGGAGATTCCGCTTCCCTGACATTTAAAAAAGATAAAAAGCACAGGACACAGATGATGCAAAACAAAAAGCGCTTTACCGCAAACAAGCTTCCCCTGGCTGCCGCAATCACCGCCGCAGTCCTGGCAACGCCAGCCGTTGCTGTCGATTTCCATGGCTATGCCCGGGCCGGCGTGTCCACCAATATTGGCAGCGGTGGCGAGCAAACCTGTTTCGGCAGCGGTTCCACCGGCCACTACGTTGGACGTCTGGCCGATGAGTGCGACACCTATTCTGAACTGTCACTGGGTGATGAACTCTTCAGCCAGGACGGCAAAACCTTCCGTTTTGATTCCATGCTGGCCTACAGTGCCAACCGCCAGGGCAACGACTACCAGGCCCTGAACGGCTTCAACAACATCAACAACGTGGATTTTGGTAACCAGGAAACCACGTCGAACAGTTCCGACCCCTACGGCGGTGGTGATATTGCACTTCGCCAGCTCTATGTATCCGCCAATAACGTGATCGAATCACTGCCCGGGGCCACCCTGTGGGCCGGTAAGCGATTCTACAAGCGGAAGGATATCCACCAGCTGGACCTGTTCTATGTCAGTAACGCCGGCTACGGTGCCGGTATCGAGAACATCACGGCGGGCTCCGGCCAACTCTCACTGGCCTACACCAATTCCGATACCAGCGACGGTGACAATTTTGTTCAGAACAACAAGGTCGACGTGCGCTATTCCTTCCCTCTGGCAGGCGGCAATAACCTGGAGCTGATCGGCATCTACGCCATGGCCGACCTCACAGACGCCCAGAAAGACGCCGGTATTAATGATGAGAACGGCTATTTCTTCACCGCCGAGTTCTCTTCCGGCGTGATGGGCGGTTTCAACAAGTTCGCGGTTCAGTACGGCGCCGATTCCATGGGCTTTGCGCTGGCCGAGAATGCCAGTGGTGGCCGGGTGGACAACGGCAACGTGGCCGGCTACTTCGAATCCAGCTGGCGCGTACTCAACCATGGTGTAATCAAGCTTGGCAAAGGCTGGGATCTGGGCCATTCCGTGGTCTACGAGCAGGCCGAATCGCATGATCCTGCCGCCAAAGACGGCGAGCGTCTGAGCATTGTTGCCCGCCCGATCTACAACTGGTCGCCGGTGATGAGCACCGCAATCGAAGTGGGCTACAGCGACACCGACCGCCCCTGGTTCACCGAATCCCAGGACCTCGGTAAATTCGCGATCGCCCAGCAGTGGCAAGCTGGCCCCGGATACTGGGCGCGCCCGGTAATCCGTGCCTACGCCGCAACCTTCTTTGGTGACGAAGCCGAAGCAGCGCGCGGTGGTGAAGGTGTCGATGGAGATATCCAGATCGGCGCCCAGATCGAAGCCTGGTGGTAAGGCTCTAAAACCCACACTCTCGTTGGACCTCCTCTGGGCCGGCTTTTGCCGGCCCCTTTTTTTGTGTGCTGCCCCCTTTCTACTACCCCGGCACTATTCCATCTACGCCCCGAAAAATTGCCCGCCGAAGGATGTCCTTCCGGCTTTATCACGCAACTATGAATCTGACCCGAAAGGGTTCTAAACCAAACAAAAACAATGGAAAAGGGGATTTCCCATGCCTGAGCAAAAACTGGTTGCGGGCAGCCTTGCACTGGCGTTTTCGCTGGCGCTGGCCGGCTGCAATTCCGGAAGCGACAACCCTGCGCCGGACGACGGCACCGGTAGTGGCAGCCAGACCGATGCCCTCCTGGAGCCGGGCGAAAACGAAGCATTGCTCTACTACAAACGACCTGACGACAACTACAGCGGCTGGGGCCTGCATCTCTGGAACAACCCCGCAGACGGCTGCGACGGCCTTGCCGAAGGCGTTCCCACAGAATGGAGCAGTCCCCGGTTACCGGATGGTGTCAGCGACACCTACGGAGCCTGGTACCTGATCCCGATGCGCGAAGCCGGAGAGTGCATGAACTTCATCATGCACAAAGGTGATGAAAAAGACCTGGGCGGCCTCGACCACCGCTGGCACTTTGGCGCCCTTGGCGATCGCATCTTTACCCTGAGCGGCAGCCAGGAATTGTCGCAGACTCCGATTGAGGCGGAGGCTGTTACCATCGCCGGAGCCAAGGCTCACTGGCTTGATGAAACCACGGTAGTGATCAAGGACGCAGGCAGCCTGGCCCGGGTTGAACTGAGGCATGACCAGAATGCGCAAATCACCGTTACCGAAAACGAAACGCTTGACGGCGGACAGCCCCTGACGCTTTCGGCAACGACCCTGGCGCCAGCCCTTGCGGAAAAATTCCCGCACCTGAGTGACTGGCCAGCCTTTGAGGTTCAGGCAGGTAACTCTGACATCAAAGCCGCCCTGAAAGGCCAACTGGTCGCTGCCGGCTTCAACAATAGCGACGACCTGGTTATGGCCACCGGTGTCCAGATCCCGGGTGTTCTGGATGACCTGTTTACCTATAACGGTGAGCTGGGAGCCGTGGTAAATAGCGCCGACGTGAATTTCGCCGTCTGGGCGCCCACCGCCCAGTCTCTGCGTTTGCACGTTTTCGACGATTCAGGCTCGCTGCTTCCGGGCTACCCGATCAGCATGTCTGAGGTCGATGGCGTCTGGACCCACAGCGGCAGTTTTGCGGAACTGGATCAGCAGTTCTACCAGTACGAAGTGACTGTCTACCATCCCAGAACGGGCGCCATCGAGACCACGATGGTTTCAGACCCCTATGCACTCAGCCTCTCAACTAACGGCCAGTATGCCCAGATTGTGGATCTGGCAAGCAACCACAAGCCGGCAGGCTGGGACTCGCTGTCAACACCGACCATGCTGGCTCCGGAGGACGTGGTTGTCTATGAAACCCACATTCGTGATTTCAGTGCCACCGATGAAACCCTCGATCCAGCACTGAGAGGCAAATACCGTGCATTCACCGCGCCAGCAGACGGCAGCGTCGACAGTGTCGCGCACCTGAAATCCCTGGCCGATGCCGGCGTCACCCATCTGCATCTGCTCCCAGCTTTCGACATTGCCACCGTCAACGAAGACCCCACCGGGGTTGTCGACATCAACGATGATTTCAGCCGCCTGTGCGATCTGTCCGACGAGGCTGCCAGCGCCTATCAGGCATACTGCGCCAGTGGCAAAACGATTCGTCAGGTGCTGGGCGAATTCGATCCGCTGACTGGCGATGCCCAGGCCCTCTACAACACCTTCCGCGACCTGGACAGCTTCAACTGGGGGTACGACCCGGTACATTTCACCGTTCCGGAGGGTAGCTACGCCTCCGACACAGACGGCACCCAGCGCATCCTCGAATTCCGGGAAATGGTGCAGGCGGCCACTGCACTTGGCCTGAACGTGGTCATGGATGTGGTGTACAACCACACCAATTCATCCGGGCTGGCCGAAAATTCCGTTCTGGACAAGCTGGTTCCCGGTTATTACCACCGCCAGAATCCGGAAACCGGTGCGGTCGAACAATCCACCTGCTGCGAGAACACGGCCAGCGAGCACGCCATGATGGAAAAGCTTATGGTGGACTCACTGGTAACCTGGGCCGACCAGTACAAGATTTCGGGTTTCCGCTTCGACCTCATGGGCCACCATATGCTTGGCAATATGGAAAAAGCCCTCGCAGCGGTAAAGGCGGTTGATCCTGACACCTATTTCTACGGGGAAGCCTGGAACTTCGGCGAAGTGGCCAACAATGCCCGGGGCAAGAACGCCATCCAGTCGAATATGGCAGGCACCGGCATAGGGTCTTTCAACGACCGGCTCCGGGATGCCGTCCGTGGTGGCGGCCCGTTTGACGGCGGCGATGCCATCCGCGCTAACCAAGGCTTCGGCAACGGCCTCTTCACTTTTCCAAACGACCGCAACACTGGCAGCGACGACGAGAAAAACCGCCTGCTCCAGGTCAGTGACTGGGTGCGCATCGGTATCGCCGGCAGCCTGAAGGATTTCAGCTTTGAAACTGGCAACGGAGAAATCCTGAGCGGCGGCCAGATCGACTACAACGGGCAGAATGCCGGCTACACCGACGATCCCCAGGAAATCATCAACTACGTCTCCAAGCACGACAACCAGACCCTGTGGGACAACAACCAGTATAAGGCGGATTACGCAGCGACGACCATGGAGCGGGCACAAATGCAGGTGGTCAGCCTGGCCGTGCCCATCCTCAGCCAGGGCATCCCCTTCCTGCACATGGGTTCGGAGTTGCTGCGCTCAAAATCCATGGAACGGGACAGCTACGACTCCGGCGACTGGTACAACGAAGTGGACTTCAGTTACCAGAGCTCTGCCTGGAACCGGGGTCTGCCTCGTCAGGACAAGGACGGCTCAAACTGGGATCTGATCACCGAAGTGATTCAGTCAGCAGGCGCGGGTGCGGCGCCTACACCTGAAGCGATTGCCTACACCAACCAACAGGTCCGCGAGCTTCTGACCGTCCGCAGGGACTGCCCGCTGTTCCGCCTACAAACGGCCGAGGCCATCCAGAACCGGTTGCGGTTTCTGAATACCGGTACAGGCCAGATTCCGGGAGTGATCGGTTACAGCCTGCTGGATGACACTAGTAACGGCCTGCCCGACCTCGATGCCGCCAACGATGAGATTGTCGTCGTTATCAACGCTAGTAATAGCACCCAGACCCTGAGCACGGGGCTGAGCGGAACCTTTGCTGTTATGGCGGACACATCACCAACAGAGACTGCGAGCGCATCGGGCGGCGATTTCTCCGTTCCGGCGCTTTCCGTTGGCGTCTTTACCCGCTAAACAGCGGCTGCTCAGACAACGATATGGCCACCGGTTGGCCCGGTGGCTTCTACAAAAAGAAGGAGAATACCCATGAACATGAAACGCCATACTCTCGCGCTCGCTTCCGTCCTGGCCGTCACTGGTTGTGCGACCACCGGAGGTGAGCGGGATTACAGCGAATCCCTCTATCTCAGAGGCCAGTTTGCCTGGTGGGATGCACTGCCCGAATACAAGGTAAAGAAGGTCGACAGCGGACTGTACCGGACTGAAGTGGAACTGAAAGCGGATGGCCAGCCTTACGAGTTCAAGTTTGGCGATGCCAACTGGAGCAGCGGCACAAACTGCGGCTATCTCTCGGAGGCCGACGACAAGGTGGTGGAGCTCGACACGCCGGTAAACGCGAACTGTTCCGCCGTGTTCGAGAACTTCCGCTTTACCCCGCCGGAGTCGGCGGTCTACGGTTTTTTCTTTGACACCTCCGGTGAGGTGCCTCAGGTCTACATCAAGAAGGCCGAATAACAGAAAAGCCCGGGCATAGGCACCGGGCTTTTCGCTTTCTCTGGGCGCCATTAGGCGCCCTCTTTCATGGAGCGGACATCAGGGTCTCTCGACCTCTGCCCGATTCCTCAGGAACTGCTGGTAAGCGGCGTATTCACGCTGGCCTTCAAGCGACGCCAGGAACTCACGGAGCTGGTTCAGCTCGGTGCTTTCTTCGGCCACCTGACCGTCGGTAACCTCGTCCAAAGCGATCACTGCGGCTGAATTCGGCGTCACAGCCTTGCCGTAACGGGCATCGTCGGCAGGACGGGGCAGAGAGAAAACCTGTTGCATGATGGCAGGCCCAACATCCGAGGCGTTCCTGGCAAGACCCTCATAGCTCGCCCACTCTCCAATACCCTCGGGGGTATTGCCAGCTTCAAGCTCAGCGATAATCGTATCGGCCCTTTCGGAGAGCGCTTCACGGGTCTTGCGTTGCTCAAGCGTGGCACGGATCTGATCACGAACCTCGTCCAGCGGCAACTGCTCGGCCTCGTGGTACTCACGAACCCGCGCGACAACGGAGACGTTGTCACCCACATCAATCAGCTCGGTATTGTAGCCGGCCTCCAGGACATCCTCGGAGAACAGCTGTCGAACCAGGCCGGCATGATCAAATGGAGCCTGGCCACCGTCACGGGTGATGCCCGTGGCCTCTCGCACTTCCAGACCCAGTTCTTCCGCAGGGCCGGCCAGGTCATCGGCTGCATAGGCAGAGTCGGCAAGTTCGGCACGGACTTCCGCAAAACGCTCCCTGGCCTGTTCGCGAGCCAGTTCACGACGGAGTTGCTCTTCCATTTCAGCCAGAGACGGCACCTCGGACTCTCTAACATCTTCCAGACGGATCAGATGGACACCGAAGGACGTACGAACCGGCTCGGAAATCTCCCCTTCCTCAAGGGCAAACAACGCCTCCTCAAAGGCCTCGGCGTAAATACCGCGGCCAGCGTAACCCAGATCGCCGCCGTCCTCCGCAGAGACGGCGTCAATCGAATACTCCCGGGCCAGATCGGCAAAGGATTCACCGGCCGCCAGGCGCTCCTGGATCGTCGCCATGGTTTCGTCTGCTTCTCTGCCGTCTTCGATCAGGATGTGCGACGCACGACGCTCCTCGCTCGCCAGATCAGCCGACCGCCGCTCGTAATAGGCCTGAAGCTCCGCATCGTCAATTTCGATGCTCTCAGCGAGGGCACCCTGGGACAAGGTAATATAAGCGGCATCGACCCGCTCCGGCTTCTGGAACGCCCCTGAATTCTCTTCATAGAAGGTTTCGATGTCGGCGTCCGTAACCGAGATGCTATCCGCCACGGAACTGGCGGGAATATCCAGTACCCGGAAGCTCCGGGTCTGATTCTGGATCTGGAGCAGTTGCTCGGCGTTTTCATCGGCAACCAGACCACTCTGGACGATGCCGGCACGGATCTGGTTAACCACGTACTGCTTGCGCATGGCTTCCCGGAACTCACCGACACCCATGCCCATGTTGCGCACCGTGGAAACGAAACGGTCACGGTTGAACTGTCCATCCACCTGGAACTGCGGCATCTGGGTGATCAAGGCATCGATATCCGCATCATTGAGTTCCAGACCCTGTGCGTTGGCGTCCTGGATCAGGACCTGCTCCTGGATCAGGGAATCCAGTACATCCGTGCGGATCTGGTCTTCGTTGAGCATGGAAGGATCGGGGGTTTCCATTCTGGATAGCCGGCGCTGACTCTCCATCTGCACCACGCGGAGAAACTCCCGCTCGGTAATATCCTCGCCGTTGACCGTTGCCACCTCTGGCTCGCCAGAGAAGCCGCCAACAATGGCGTCCATTCCCCAGATGGATAGCGACACAATCAGAAGACCAATGATGATCTTGGCAATCGTGCCCTGGGCATTTTCCCGAATATCTTGAAGCATGTTTCTCCCGGATCCCTGTTCAAGGTCGTGCAGTGTTATTCGTTTCAGCGCGCTGTTACGGGCGGACCTAACGTAAAAAGGCGCACCCTGAGTGGAATGCGCCTTGAATTCTTCTTGGGTGGCCCCCTGTGACAGGAGCCACCGGAGAAA
This genomic stretch from Marinobacter salsuginis harbors:
- a CDS encoding MurR/RpiR family transcriptional regulator — encoded protein: MAANQAHRDDNLLEDIQSRLDSLNKSERKVAEAILRDPSAATRYSIAALARAADVSEPTVNRFCRGFSATGFPDFKIRLAQSIATGTPYIGQNVEPDDTVAEFADKIMLSTIASLDKARQALDPKALATAIDYLIQAKQINFFGMGGSAAVAMDAQHKFFRFNIPVMSYDDALMQRMVAAGANVGDVIVLISYTGRTRETVDIAQLARANGATVIGITNPDSPLAESCTVVLGVTAPEDTEVYMPMSSRIIHLSVIDILATGVTLKRGADFLGHLKKIKESLKPTRFPPS
- a CDS encoding carbohydrate porin gives rise to the protein MMQNKKRFTANKLPLAAAITAAVLATPAVAVDFHGYARAGVSTNIGSGGEQTCFGSGSTGHYVGRLADECDTYSELSLGDELFSQDGKTFRFDSMLAYSANRQGNDYQALNGFNNINNVDFGNQETTSNSSDPYGGGDIALRQLYVSANNVIESLPGATLWAGKRFYKRKDIHQLDLFYVSNAGYGAGIENITAGSGQLSLAYTNSDTSDGDNFVQNNKVDVRYSFPLAGGNNLELIGIYAMADLTDAQKDAGINDENGYFFTAEFSSGVMGGFNKFAVQYGADSMGFALAENASGGRVDNGNVAGYFESSWRVLNHGVIKLGKGWDLGHSVVYEQAESHDPAAKDGERLSIVARPIYNWSPVMSTAIEVGYSDTDRPWFTESQDLGKFAIAQQWQAGPGYWARPVIRAYAATFFGDEAEAARGGEGVDGDIQIGAQIEAWW
- the pulA gene encoding pullulanase-type alpha-1,6-glucosidase gives rise to the protein MPEQKLVAGSLALAFSLALAGCNSGSDNPAPDDGTGSGSQTDALLEPGENEALLYYKRPDDNYSGWGLHLWNNPADGCDGLAEGVPTEWSSPRLPDGVSDTYGAWYLIPMREAGECMNFIMHKGDEKDLGGLDHRWHFGALGDRIFTLSGSQELSQTPIEAEAVTIAGAKAHWLDETTVVIKDAGSLARVELRHDQNAQITVTENETLDGGQPLTLSATTLAPALAEKFPHLSDWPAFEVQAGNSDIKAALKGQLVAAGFNNSDDLVMATGVQIPGVLDDLFTYNGELGAVVNSADVNFAVWAPTAQSLRLHVFDDSGSLLPGYPISMSEVDGVWTHSGSFAELDQQFYQYEVTVYHPRTGAIETTMVSDPYALSLSTNGQYAQIVDLASNHKPAGWDSLSTPTMLAPEDVVVYETHIRDFSATDETLDPALRGKYRAFTAPADGSVDSVAHLKSLADAGVTHLHLLPAFDIATVNEDPTGVVDINDDFSRLCDLSDEAASAYQAYCASGKTIRQVLGEFDPLTGDAQALYNTFRDLDSFNWGYDPVHFTVPEGSYASDTDGTQRILEFREMVQAATALGLNVVMDVVYNHTNSSGLAENSVLDKLVPGYYHRQNPETGAVEQSTCCENTASEHAMMEKLMVDSLVTWADQYKISGFRFDLMGHHMLGNMEKALAAVKAVDPDTYFYGEAWNFGEVANNARGKNAIQSNMAGTGIGSFNDRLRDAVRGGGPFDGGDAIRANQGFGNGLFTFPNDRNTGSDDEKNRLLQVSDWVRIGIAGSLKDFSFETGNGEILSGGQIDYNGQNAGYTDDPQEIINYVSKHDNQTLWDNNQYKADYAATTMERAQMQVVSLAVPILSQGIPFLHMGSELLRSKSMERDSYDSGDWYNEVDFSYQSSAWNRGLPRQDKDGSNWDLITEVIQSAGAGAAPTPEAIAYTNQQVRELLTVRRDCPLFRLQTAEAIQNRLRFLNTGTGQIPGVIGYSLLDDTSNGLPDLDAANDEIVVVINASNSTQTLSTGLSGTFAVMADTSPTETASASGGDFSVPALSVGVFTR
- a CDS encoding SurA N-terminal domain-containing protein → MLQDIRENAQGTIAKIIIGLLIVSLSIWGMDAIVGGFSGEPEVATVNGEDITEREFLRVVQMESQRRLSRMETPDPSMLNEDQIRTDVLDSLIQEQVLIQDANAQGLELNDADIDALITQMPQFQVDGQFNRDRFVSTVRNMGMGVGEFREAMRKQYVVNQIRAGIVQSGLVADENAEQLLQIQNQTRSFRVLDIPASSVADSISVTDADIETFYEENSGAFQKPERVDAAYITLSQGALAESIEIDDAELQAYYERRSADLASEERRASHILIEDGREADETMATIQERLAAGESFADLAREYSIDAVSAEDGGDLGYAGRGIYAEAFEEALFALEEGEISEPVRTSFGVHLIRLEDVRESEVPSLAEMEEQLRRELAREQARERFAEVRAELADSAYAADDLAGPAEELGLEVREATGITRDGGQAPFDHAGLVRQLFSEDVLEAGYNTELIDVGDNVSVVARVREYHEAEQLPLDEVRDQIRATLEQRKTREALSERADTIIAELEAGNTPEGIGEWASYEGLARNASDVGPAIMQQVFSLPRPADDARYGKAVTPNSAAVIALDEVTDGQVAEESTELNQLREFLASLEGQREYAAYQQFLRNRAEVERP